Proteins encoded together in one Megalops cyprinoides isolate fMegCyp1 chromosome 20, fMegCyp1.pri, whole genome shotgun sequence window:
- the LOC118795893 gene encoding ATP synthase subunit delta, mitochondrial-like: MLPARLLLRRALPALRQARCYADAPSAAPQMSFTFASPTQVFFKEASVKQIDVPTLTGAFGILPAHVPTLQVLRPGVVTVFSDDGSSEKYFVSSGSVTVNADSSVQLLAEEAVPLDSLDLAAAKANLEKAQSDLLSTSDEAARAEVLISIEANEAIVKALE; encoded by the exons ATGTTGCCTGCTCGGTTGCTCCTCCGTCGTGCTCTCCCTGCTTTGCGCCAGGCCCGGTGCTACGCCGACGCTCCGTCCGCTGCTCCGCAGATGTCCTTCACGTTCGCCTCGCCAACTCAG GTGTTCTTCAAAGAAGCTAGCGTGAAACAGATCGACGTCCCAACCCTGACCGGGGCGTTCGGTATTCTCCCCGCCCATGTGCCCACACTGCAGGTTCTGCGACCCGGTGTCGTCACGGTTTTCAGTGATGACGGTTCATCTGAAAAATACTTCG TGAGCAGCGGCTCGGTGACCGTGAATGCAGACTCCTCCGTGCAGCTTCTGGCCGAGGAAGCCGTACCTCTGGACAGCCTGGACCTTGCG GCGGCCAAAGCAAACCTGGAGAAGGCCCAGTCCGACCTGCTGAGCACTTCAGACGAAGCGGCCAGAGCAGAGGTCCTGATCAGCATAGAAGCCAATGAGGCGATCGTGAAAGCGCTGGAGTAG